One window from the genome of Bacteroidia bacterium encodes:
- a CDS encoding chitobiase/beta-hexosaminidase C-terminal domain-containing protein, translating into MTRIDDLKKLILDNYDDPINPNVVFPKIDNLVAETINSVTADVDSYKTVANTVSDPASGSSVLIGSTVELSTTTEGAIIYYTLDESDPDETDLVYSEPIVITGPTTIKSVGYKGYQNPSAIQTHTFTIAEAATPVASPAAGAVIDTTEVTLTSTTAGATIYYTVDGSEPDETGIEYTAPIALTLPETIKAIAIATDMVDSSVATFAYTKLQVSTPIPSIEAGEVLIGDEIEISCATPGATIYYTVNGDDPETLGSEYTAAITVSTGFTLKAVAVLANATTSEILTAEYTISE; encoded by the coding sequence ATGACAAGAATAGATGATTTAAAGAAATTAATTTTGGATAATTATGATGATCCAATTAATCCAAATGTTGTTTTCCCAAAAATAGATAACTTGGTTGCTGAAACTATTAATTCTGTTACTGCAGATGTTGATAGTTATAAAACAGTAGCTAATACAGTATCTGATCCAGCTAGTGGTTCAAGTGTTCTTATTGGATCAACAGTAGAGCTTTCAACTACAACTGAGGGCGCTATTATTTATTATACTCTTGATGAATCAGATCCTGATGAAACAGATTTAGTTTACTCTGAACCTATAGTTATTACAGGACCAACAACAATTAAATCAGTTGGCTATAAAGGATATCAAAATCCTTCAGCAATTCAAACACACACTTTCACAATTGCAGAAGCAGCAACACCAGTCGCAAGTCCTGCGGCAGGAGCAGTTATTGACACAACTGAAGTTACATTAACTTCAACAACAGCTGGTGCTACAATTTATTATACAGTTGATGGAAGTGAACCTGACGAAACAGGCATTGAATATACTGCACCAATTGCGCTTACTCTACCCGAAACAATTAAAGCGATTGCTATAGCAACAGATATGGTAGATTCTAGTGTAGCAACATTTGCTTATACAAAATTACAAGTATCAACTCCAATTCCTAGTATTGAAGCTGGAGAAGTTCTTATTGGAGACGAAATTGAAATTAGTTGCGCAACTCCAGGAGCGACAATTTATTATACAGTAAATGGAGACGATCCTGAAACTCTTGGCTCTGAATATACAGCTGCTATAACTGTTTCTACAGGTTTTACTCTTAA